A window from Mangifera indica cultivar Alphonso chromosome 2, CATAS_Mindica_2.1, whole genome shotgun sequence encodes these proteins:
- the LOC123205954 gene encoding SHUGOSHIN 2 isoform X1, protein MFVPWHSLSLHSFSFPQIIPIPNLYFTAKAETQTQRREKEKDYGFACFVVILYFKSEFPCFLSTYNFQFSFLDYLFLLLGLSKEKMKGERMAKRSTFGSIMRRRLSDITNLQSQPKVLTHQDKPSQVSPPTQDLISKLIKEKMTLMKLIDERNKIIELSGNELQNLKINLQKLQLQNWNLAQSNSQMQAELNLGREKMKALQHELLCKEALLKAKNMENEAKMDLNCANTGSQEGEDAAVECLPKANDNGMPCSHNRRRSTRSKCNSMGPSTSHRIIGEKEKVENKRRCLRRQSARFKSFEQEPTENLFEINDTKLSATPPLDDPMWKDGATPVVSSSATTEESGGLRNKVEISHRSSVGRPLRRAAEKVQSYKEGPLNTKMRRSE, encoded by the exons ATGTTTGTGCCTTGGCATTCTCTTTCTCTGcattccttttctttccctcAAATTATTCCCATTCCAAATCTTTATTTCACAGCCAAAGCAGAGACACAGAcacaaagaagagaaaaagaaaaagactacGGTTTTGCTTGTTTTGTTGTAATATTATACTTTAAATCTGAGTTCCCGTGTTTCCTGTCGACTTACAACTTCCAATTTTCGTTTCTTGATTATCTGTTCTTGTTACTGGGTTTGAGTAAGGAGAAAATGAAAGGCGAAAGAATGGCTAAGAGATCAACCTTTGGTAGCATAATGAGGAGGAGACTCTCGGACATTACAAATTTACAGTCACAACCCAAAGTGTTGACCCACCAAGATAAGCCTTCTCAGGTTTCTCCACCAACACAGGACCTCATTAGCAAACTAATCAAG GAAAAGATGACATTGATGAAACTTATTGATGAGAGAAA taaaaTCATTGAATTGAGTGGAAATGAGTTACAGAATCTGAAGATCAACCTTCAGAAGTTGCAGCTGCAGAACTGGAATCTTGCTCAATCGAACAGCCAAATGCAAGCG GAGCTTAATTTAGGGAGAGAGAAG ATGAAAGCACTACAGCATGAACTCCTATGCAAAGAGGCTTTACTAAAAgcaaaaaatatggaaaatgaG GCGAAAATGGATTTGAACTGTGCAAACACTGGCTCCCAG GAAGGAGAGGACGCAGCAGTAGAATGTTTGCCTAAAGCTAATGACAATGGCATGCCTTGTAGCCACAACAGAAGGCGTTCCACAAGAAGTAAATGTAACT CTATGGGCCCTTCTACTTCACATAGAATAattggagagaaagagaaggtAGAAAACAAAAG ACGTTGTTTGAGAAGACAATCTGCTAGGTTCAAGTCCTTTGAGCAAGAACCTACAGAAAACTTGTTTGAGATCAACGACACTAAGCTGTCCGCCACTCCGCCCCTTGATGATCCAATGTGGAAAGACGGTGCCACCCCAGTTGTTTCATCCAGTGCTACAACTGAAGAAAGTGGTGGCTTAAGAAATAAGGTGGAAATTTCACATAGATCTTCGGTTGGAAGACCATTACGGAGAGCAGCCGAGAAGGTTCAATCATACAAAGAAGGTCCACTTAATACCAAAATGCGGAGATCAGAGTGA
- the LOC123209162 gene encoding DNA ligase 1-like, whose translation MIVLRSSPALLYKSLLRNLLKPTTLYHLSFSSKPFSHKPKPLSISLNPLPNMSSRPSAFDLLMSKSRSFASRNPQASSSPNKRKTLNVQNPKPGISSTNEIQKNAEEPSLDHKKPMEIQQIEPQDSVEAKTAHEPVDNYERPDKKPKVVSAHERIAELKSKMVFLKEKPDNFDPKTVACWEKGERVPFIFLSLAFDMISNESGRIVITNIVCNMLRTVIDTTPEDLVAVVYLAANRIAPAHEGLELGIGDASIIKALAEAYGRTDAQVKKQYKEMGDLGLVAKASRLSQSMIFKRPDALSITKVFDTFRLIAKESGKDSQEKKKNRIKALLVAATDCEPQYLIRLLQSKLRIGLAEQTLLAALGQAAVYNEQHSKPPPNIQSPLEEAAKIVKLVFSVLPVYDKIVSALLSGGVWDLPNTCSFTLGVPVGPMLAKPTKGVSEIVNKFQDMEFTSEYKYDGERAQIHYMENGSVEIYSRNSERNTGKFPDVALAVSRLKKSSVKSFVLDCELVAYDRDKQKILPFQILITRARKNVSVSDIKVDVCVYAFDMLYVNGQPLLQEQLKVRRERLYDSFQEEPGFFQFATALTSSDLDEIQKFLDAAVDASCEGLIIKTLNRDATYEPSRRSHNWLKLKKDYIDSIGDSLDLVPIAAFHGRGKRTGVYGAFLLACYDSHNEEFQSICKIGTGFSEAVLEERSSSLRSKVIPKPKPYYRYADTINPDVWFEPTEVWEVKAADLTISPVHRAAIGVVDPDKGISLRFPRLIRVREDKNPEQASSSEQVADMYSAQKHNQPNNQDDNEDD comes from the exons ATGATAGTTCTTCGTTCAAGCCCTGCTCTTCTTTACAAATCTTTATTGCGCAATCTCCTGAAACCGACCACATTATATCATCTTTCTTTCTCTAGCAAACCCTTCTCTCACAAACCAAAACCCCTCTCCATCTCCTTAAACCCTCTACCCAATATGTCCTCTCGTCCCTCCGCTTTCGATCTTCTCATGTCCAAATCTCGCTCCTTTGCCTCCAGGAACCCCCAAGCCTCTTCTTCTCCTAATAAGCGCAAAACCCTAAATgtccaaaaccctaaaccaggaatttcatcaactaatgaaattcaaaaaaatgctGAAGAACCCAGTTTAGATCACAAGAAACCCATGGAAATTCAACAGATTGAACCCCAAGATTCAGTTGAGGCCAAGACGGCCCATGAACCAGTTGATAATTACGAAAGACCTGACAAGAAACCGAAAGTAGTGAGTGCTCATGAGAGAATTGCGGAATTGAAgagtaaaatggtctttttaaaagaaaaaccagATAATTTTGATCCTAAAACGGTGGCCTGTTGGgaaaagggagagagagtgCCGTTTATTTTCTTGAGTTTGGCATTTGATATGATATCGAACGAATCAGGGCGGATTGTGATTACTAATATTGTGTGTAATATGTTGAGGACAGTCATCGATACGACACCTGAGGACTTGGTGGCGGTTGTGTATTTGGCGGCCAATAGGATTGCACCAGCTCATGAAGGACTGGAGCTAGGAATTGGGGATGCTTCTATTATAAAGGCGCTTGCAGAAGCATATGGGAGGACTGATGCTCAGGTTAAGAAGCAGTATAAG GAAATGGGAGATTTGGGCCTCGTCGCCAAAGCAAGTCGTTTATCTCAATCAATGATATTCAAGCGGCCAGATGCATTATCTATAACTAAAGTTTTTGATACATTTCGGCTCATTGCTAAG GAATCTGGAAAAGATAgtcaagagaagaaaaagaacagaATCAAGGCCCTCCTTGTTGCTGCCACCGATTGTGAACCTCAATATTTGATTCGTCTACTTCAG TCAAAGTTGCGAATTGGTTTAGCAGAGCAAACTCTGTTAGCTGCGTTGGGTCAAGCAGCTGTCTACAATGAACAACATTCTAAACCACCTCCAAACATTCAATCTCCGTTAGAGGAG GCTGCGAAGATTGTTAAACTAGTGTTCTCTGTACTACCTGTTTATGATAAAATTGTCTCTGCTCTTCTTAGTGGTGGCGTGTGGGATCTTCCAAATACATGCAGTTTTACGCTTGGTGTCCCTGTTGGACCTATGTTAGCCAAACCAACCAAAGGGGTGTCTGAGATCGTAAATAAGTTCCAGGATATGGAATTCACGTCTGAATACAAGTATGATGGAGAACGTGCCCAG ATACATTACATGGAGAACGGTTCTGTTGAGATATACAGTCGAAATTCTGAACGTAATACTGGAAAGTTTCCTGATGTTGCTCTTGCAGTTTCAAG ATTAAAGAAATCATCTGTAAAATCATTTGTTCTAGATTGTGAACTTGTTGCTTATGATCGGGATAAACAGAAGATTTTGCCCTTTCAG ATCCTTATTACTCGGGCCCGTAAAAATGTGTCGGTGAGTGATATCAAGGTTGACGTCTGCGTATATGCTTTTGACATGTTGTATGTCAATGGGCAACCACTTCTTCAGGAGCAACTGAAAGTTCGTAGAGAG AGACTTTACGACTCGTTTCAGGAAGAACCTGGATTTTTTCAGTTTGCAACAGCTTTGACATCGAGTGATCTTGATGAAATACAAAAGTTTCTTGATGCAGCTGTAGATGCAAG TTGTGAGGGTTTAATTATCAAAACATTGAATCGAGATGCCACATATGAGCCTTCAAGGCGGTCTCATAATTGGTTGAAACTAAAGAAAGATTATATTGACAG CATTGGAGACTCGCTAGATTTAGTACCCATTGCTGCATTTCATGGGCGTGGGAAACGTACAG GTGTTTATGGGGCTTTTCTATTAGCATGCTATGACAGCCACAACGAAGAATTCCAAAGCATTTGCAAAATAG GCACTGGATTTTCTGAAGCAGTGCTTGAAGAACGTTCTTCTAGTCTCCGCTCCAAAGTAATTCCAAAACCAAAG CCATATTACCGGTATGCAGATACCATCAATCCAGATGTATGGTTTGAGCCCACTGAG GTCTGGGAGGTGAAAGCTGCAGATTTAACTATTAGCCCTGTTCACCGTGCAGCAATTGGTGTTGTGGATCCTGATAAG GGCATTTCACTTCGGTTTCCACGTCTAATTCGTGTTCGGGAAGATAAGAATCCAGAGCAAGCATCATCATCTGAGCAG GTTGCAGACATGTATAGTGCTCAAAAACACAATCAACCAAACAATCAAGATGACAATGAAGATGATTGA
- the LOC123209763 gene encoding protein enabled homolog has protein sequence MDNQRNPLLTFAYYCQGKGMEDLRHSLLCTTIELEQTKMVVQEELKKRDDQLLQFKDLLSKVIRERDAAQEKCQRLLYEKLLYQQQLQQQQQLQQQQQVTAAPLSGISSIEDDPKRGIDSNNGFSSSDCEESIVSSPVIDPIPPPPQSQLQPQPQPPEEPTIELVPDKPLPEKGKLLQAVMKAGPLLQTLLLAGPLPQWRHPPPPLESFEIPPVTIPSPPPPPPPPVPQLLHQDSLISINACNSILNNCAKVNRKRALYNGSDSPTETKYQRVLLP, from the exons ATGGACAACCAACGCAACCCTCTTCTGACTTTTGCTTACTACTGCCAAGGAAAG GGTATGGAAGATCTAAGGCATTCACTTTTGTGCACCACTATTGAGCTGGAACAAACGAAGATGGTGGTTCAAGAAGAGCTTAAAAAGAGAGATGATCAATTGCTTCAATTCAAAGATCTACTCAGCAAAGTCATCAGAGAAAGAGATGCCGCTCAAGAGAAATGCCAAAGACTTCTTTATGAAAAGCTTTTGTACCAACAACAACTACAACAACAGCAACAACTTCAGCAGCAGCAGCAAGTAACTGCAGCTCCTCTCTCTGGAATTTCAAGCATTGAAGATGATCCCAAAAGGGGAATTGACTCCAACAATGGCTTCTCTTCATCAGATTGTGAAGAAAGTATTGTTTCATCTCCAGTCATTGACCCAATTCCTCCACCACCACAATCACAATTACAACCACAACCACAACCTCCAGAAGAACCAACAATTGAGCTAGTTCCTGACAAGCCATTACCTGAAAAGGGAAAGCTTTTACAGGCAGTAATGAAAGCAGGTCCACTTTTACAGACTCTTCTTTTAGCTGGACCACTGCCTCAATGGAGGCATCCACCACCTCCGCTTGAGTCCTTTGAGATCCCACCAGTAACCATAccttcaccaccaccaccaccaccacctcccgTACCACAGCTCCTTCACCAAGACTCCTTGATCAGCATCAATGCTTGCAATAGCATTCTAAACAACTGTGCTAAAGTCAACAGAAAAAGAGCTCTTTATAATGGCTCTGATTCTCCTACAGAGACCAAGTATCAAAGGGTTCTACTCCCTTGA
- the LOC123205954 gene encoding SHUGOSHIN 2 isoform X2 produces the protein MFVPWHSLSLHSFSFPQIIPIPNLYFTAKAETQTQRREKEKDYGFACFVVILYFKSEFPCFLSTYNFQFSFLDYLFLLLGLSKEKMKGERMAKRSTFGSIMRRRLSDITNLQSQPKVLTHQDKPSQVSPPTQDLISKLIKEKMTLMKLIDERNKIIELSGNELQNLKINLQKLQLQNWNLAQSNSQMQAELNLGREKMKALQHELLCKEALLKAKNMENEAKMDLNCANTGSQEGEDAAVECLPKANDNGMPCSHNRRRSTRSKSMGPSTSHRIIGEKEKVENKRRCLRRQSARFKSFEQEPTENLFEINDTKLSATPPLDDPMWKDGATPVVSSSATTEESGGLRNKVEISHRSSVGRPLRRAAEKVQSYKEGPLNTKMRRSE, from the exons ATGTTTGTGCCTTGGCATTCTCTTTCTCTGcattccttttctttccctcAAATTATTCCCATTCCAAATCTTTATTTCACAGCCAAAGCAGAGACACAGAcacaaagaagagaaaaagaaaaagactacGGTTTTGCTTGTTTTGTTGTAATATTATACTTTAAATCTGAGTTCCCGTGTTTCCTGTCGACTTACAACTTCCAATTTTCGTTTCTTGATTATCTGTTCTTGTTACTGGGTTTGAGTAAGGAGAAAATGAAAGGCGAAAGAATGGCTAAGAGATCAACCTTTGGTAGCATAATGAGGAGGAGACTCTCGGACATTACAAATTTACAGTCACAACCCAAAGTGTTGACCCACCAAGATAAGCCTTCTCAGGTTTCTCCACCAACACAGGACCTCATTAGCAAACTAATCAAG GAAAAGATGACATTGATGAAACTTATTGATGAGAGAAA taaaaTCATTGAATTGAGTGGAAATGAGTTACAGAATCTGAAGATCAACCTTCAGAAGTTGCAGCTGCAGAACTGGAATCTTGCTCAATCGAACAGCCAAATGCAAGCG GAGCTTAATTTAGGGAGAGAGAAG ATGAAAGCACTACAGCATGAACTCCTATGCAAAGAGGCTTTACTAAAAgcaaaaaatatggaaaatgaG GCGAAAATGGATTTGAACTGTGCAAACACTGGCTCCCAG GAAGGAGAGGACGCAGCAGTAGAATGTTTGCCTAAAGCTAATGACAATGGCATGCCTTGTAGCCACAACAGAAGGCGTTCCACAAGAAGTAAAT CTATGGGCCCTTCTACTTCACATAGAATAattggagagaaagagaaggtAGAAAACAAAAG ACGTTGTTTGAGAAGACAATCTGCTAGGTTCAAGTCCTTTGAGCAAGAACCTACAGAAAACTTGTTTGAGATCAACGACACTAAGCTGTCCGCCACTCCGCCCCTTGATGATCCAATGTGGAAAGACGGTGCCACCCCAGTTGTTTCATCCAGTGCTACAACTGAAGAAAGTGGTGGCTTAAGAAATAAGGTGGAAATTTCACATAGATCTTCGGTTGGAAGACCATTACGGAGAGCAGCCGAGAAGGTTCAATCATACAAAGAAGGTCCACTTAATACCAAAATGCGGAGATCAGAGTGA
- the LOC123208334 gene encoding uncharacterized protein LOC123208334, producing the protein MGEGGGGGTEWLHFTVYLLRGRWFQVFASFLIMAGAGATYLFGTYSKEIKASFGYDQTTLNLLGFFKDLGANVGVLSGLLAEVAPTWFVLLVGSAMNFAGYFMIWLAVTARIPKPQLWHMCLYICMGANSQNFANTGALVTCVKNFPESRGIMLGLLKGFVGLSGAMLTQIYLAVYGNDSKSLILLIGWLPAALSVVFVYTIRTVKAVRQANEVQVFYHFLYASIVLALFLMVITIVEKLVSFSRAAYAGSATVVCVLLFVPLFIAIREELVLWKEKKQPPTNIAIENPPEVELKKEPFSPQSDSKDLQEKKEDPNTKSCFLTIFDKPPRGEDYTILQALLSIDMLTLFVATLGGLGSSLTAVDNLGQIGESLGYPPKTIKSFVSLVSIWNYFGRVFAGFVSESLLAKYKTPRPLMMTLVLLLSCVGHLLIAFPVPGSVYVASVIIGFSFGAQLPLLFAIISELFGLKYYSTLFNCGQVASPLGSYILNVKVTGMLYDNQALKELARKGIKRSEVKELTCIGTQCYRMPFIILAAVTFFGALVSFILVIRTRNFYKSDIYKKFRENSEKL; encoded by the coding sequence ATGGGTGAAGGCGGAGGTGGAGGTACAGAATGGCTCCATTTCACGGTTTATCTGCTCAGAGGAAGATGGTTTCAAGTTTTTGCCTCGTTCTTGATCATGGCGGGGGCTGGTGCAACTTATCTCTTTGGTACGTATTCCAAAGAGATAAAAGCTTCTTTTGGATATGACCAAACAACACTCAATCTTTTAGGCTTCTTCAAAGACTTGGGTGCAAATGTTGGGGTACTTTCTGGCCTTCTCGCCGAGGTAGCACCAACATGGTTTGTATTACTAGTTGGCTCTGCCATGAATTTTGCAGGCTATTTCATGATCTGGTTGGCAGTCACCGCTAGAATTCCCAAGCCTCAATTGTGGCATATGTGCCTGTATATTTGTATGGGAGCCAATTCTCAAAACTTTGCAAATACAGGAGCTCTCGTCACTTGTGTTAAGAACTTCCCGGAAAGCAGAGGAATCATGTTGGGTTTGTTGAAGGGTTTTGTTGGACTAAGTGGAGCTATGTTGACTCAGATTTACTTGGCTGTTTATGGTAATGACTCGAAATCTCTTATTCTTCTTATTGGTTGGCTCCCGGCTGCATTGTCTGTAGTATTTGTGTACACAATCCGGACGGTTAAGGCTGTTAGGCAGGCTAATGAAGTCCAAGTCTTTTACCATTTCCTCTATGCATCCATAGTTTTAGCTTTGTTTCTCATGGTGATAACGATAGTTGAGAAATTGGTGTCATTCTCTAGAGCAGCCTATGCAGGAAGTGCTACTGTGGTATGTGTCCTCCTTTTTGTCCCTCTTTTTATTGCCATTAGGGAAGAGCTTGTTCTCTGGAAGGAAAAGAAACAACCTCCTACTAATATAGCCATTGAAAACCCACCAGAAGTTGAACTAAAAAAAGAACCATTTTCTCCTCAATCTGATTCAAAAGATttacaagaaaagaaagaagacccAAATACTAAATCTTGTTTTCTCACCATTTTTGATAAGCCACCAAGGGGAGAAGACTACACAATCCTGCAAGCACTTCTGAGCATTGACATGCTGACCTTATTTGTTGCTACGCTTGGTGGACTTGGGTCAAGTTTAACAGCCGTGGACAACTTGGGACAGATAGGTGAGTCACTTGGCTACCCACCAAAAACCATCAAATCCTTTGTATCTCTTGTCAGCATTTGGAATTACTTTGGAAGGGTCTTTGCTGGATTTGTCTCTGAAAGTTTACTTGCAAAGTACAAAACACCGCGCCCGCTTATGATGACACTCGTCCTTTTGTTATCATGCGTTGGCCATCTTCTGATTGCCTTTCCAGTCCCAGGTTCAGTGTATGTAGCTTCCGTGATCATTGGATTCTCATTTGGTGCTCAATTGCCATTGCTTTTCGCTATCATTTCTGAGCTCTTTGGTCTAAAGTACTACTCGACATTGTTCAATTGTGGGCAAGTGGCAAGTCCTCTTGGCTCTTATATACTGAATGTGAAGGTCACTGGAATGCTCTATGATAATCAGGCATTAAAAGAGCTTGCAAGGAAGGGGATCAAAAGATCAGAAGTGAAAGAATTGACATGCATTGGAACTCAGTGTTACAGGATGCCTTTTATAATTTTGGCAGCTGTTACATTCTTTGGAGCTTTAGTTTCTTTCATATTGGTGATCAGGACCCGGAACTTTTACAAGAGTGACATATACaagaaatttagagaaaattCAGAGAAGCTTTGA